A section of the Ornithinimicrobium sufpigmenti genome encodes:
- a CDS encoding DMT family transporter, translated as MPALALLVLATLFWAGNYVVGERVVSTVDPLSLTWWRWVLSVVPLLVLAQVVERPDWSAVARRWRVLLLMGLIGVAGYPLLLYAALVHTTAASASIINAINPVVIVVAAVLLGQATATWRTWMGLALALVGVLLVITQGELAHLLALRLNTGDLLMILAVLAWTAYTLIGRRVGIPPLTSTAVQVLLTVLVLTPFTLASGVDVPQDPPSWVGVVYIVLGPSIGSYVCWNLAVPKVSATVSGVSMNLVAVFTLAIAAVMGQWPTTLQLVGAALVMGGTLLTLRGRGGRGPSLRSRAV; from the coding sequence ATGCCCGCTCTAGCCCTGCTCGTCCTCGCGACGCTGTTCTGGGCCGGGAACTACGTCGTGGGGGAGCGGGTGGTCTCGACCGTCGACCCCTTGTCACTGACGTGGTGGCGGTGGGTGCTGTCGGTCGTTCCCCTGCTGGTGCTGGCCCAGGTGGTCGAACGGCCGGACTGGTCGGCGGTCGCTCGCCGATGGCGTGTCCTGCTGCTCATGGGCTTGATCGGCGTCGCCGGCTACCCGCTGCTGCTCTACGCCGCGCTCGTCCACACCACGGCAGCGAGCGCGTCCATCATCAACGCCATCAACCCGGTGGTCATCGTCGTCGCGGCAGTGCTGCTCGGTCAGGCCACCGCCACCTGGCGGACCTGGATGGGCCTGGCGCTCGCACTCGTGGGAGTGCTGCTCGTCATCACCCAGGGGGAGCTGGCACATCTCCTGGCCCTGCGACTCAACACGGGCGACCTGCTGATGATCCTGGCCGTGCTGGCGTGGACGGCATACACGCTGATCGGGCGACGCGTCGGCATACCACCGCTGACGTCAACGGCCGTGCAGGTCCTCCTCACCGTGCTCGTGCTCACGCCGTTCACTCTCGCCTCGGGCGTGGACGTGCCGCAGGACCCGCCCAGCTGGGTCGGCGTGGTCTACATCGTGCTTGGCCCCTCCATCGGGTCCTACGTGTGCTGGAACCTCGCCGTGCCCAAGGTGTCGGCGACCGTGTCCGGGGTCTCGATGAACCTCGTGGCTGTCTTCACCCTGGCGATCGCCGCAGTGATGGGTCAGTGGCCGACCACGCTGCAGCTGGTCGGCGCAGCCCTGGTCATGGGCGGCACCCTGCTCACCCTGCGCGGCAGGGGCGGGCGAGGACCGTCGCTGCGATCCCGGGCAGTGTGA
- a CDS encoding nicotinate phosphoribosyltransferase — protein sequence MGTSTALKTDRYELTMLSTLIESGRAEHPAVFELFARRLPAGRRFGLLAGLGRLLEELDGFRFDADELDWLAAEGVITPAVARYLADWRFTADIDAYPEGSVYWPHSPVVQVRGRLGDGLVLETLALSILNHDTAVASAAARMVLASGGRPIIEMGSRRVHEDAAIAAARAAYVAGFSSTSNLAAGRRYGVPTVGTAAHAFTLAHGSEMDAFRAQIATHGTDTTLLVDTYDIEQGISNAVAAAREAGAPGPRAVRLDSGDLEIEARRVRDLLDSLGAWCTWITVTSDIDEYAMTALAAAPIDGYGAGTRVATGSGHPTAGFVYKLVAVADSPAANAPLRPVAKKAAGKGSTGGRKTVYRHGDGTEHWTLDGTIPTGTSPVPVPVVRAGRVVHRPTLEQVREYAAGQLAALPHEARAISDGQAYRSAAPAPQHENPPATQAVA from the coding sequence ATGGGCACAAGCACAGCGCTGAAGACGGACCGTTACGAGCTCACCATGCTCTCCACCCTGATCGAGTCCGGCCGCGCCGAGCACCCTGCCGTCTTCGAGCTGTTCGCCCGTCGCCTACCCGCTGGTCGCCGGTTCGGGCTGCTCGCGGGCCTGGGTCGCCTGCTGGAGGAGCTGGACGGCTTCCGCTTCGACGCCGACGAGCTCGACTGGCTCGCCGCCGAAGGAGTCATCACCCCCGCCGTGGCGAGGTACCTGGCCGACTGGAGGTTCACCGCCGACATCGACGCCTACCCGGAGGGCAGCGTCTACTGGCCGCACAGTCCCGTCGTGCAGGTCCGCGGCCGCCTCGGCGACGGCCTCGTCCTGGAGACACTGGCCCTGTCCATCCTCAACCACGACACCGCCGTCGCCTCCGCCGCGGCCCGCATGGTCCTGGCCTCCGGTGGCAGGCCGATCATCGAGATGGGCAGCCGGCGCGTGCATGAGGACGCCGCGATCGCTGCCGCCCGCGCCGCCTACGTGGCCGGCTTCTCCTCCACCTCCAACCTGGCTGCCGGCCGGCGCTACGGCGTCCCCACCGTCGGCACCGCCGCACACGCCTTCACCCTGGCGCACGGCTCGGAGATGGACGCCTTTCGTGCGCAGATCGCCACCCACGGCACCGACACCACGCTGCTGGTCGACACCTACGACATCGAGCAGGGCATCAGCAACGCCGTCGCCGCGGCCCGCGAGGCCGGCGCACCCGGTCCCCGCGCGGTCCGCCTGGACAGCGGCGACCTGGAGATCGAGGCTCGGCGCGTGCGGGACCTGCTGGACTCCCTGGGCGCCTGGTGCACCTGGATCACCGTCACCAGCGATATCGACGAGTATGCGATGACGGCGCTGGCAGCGGCCCCCATCGACGGCTACGGGGCAGGCACCCGGGTCGCCACCGGCTCCGGGCACCCCACCGCAGGCTTCGTCTACAAGCTGGTCGCCGTGGCCGACAGTCCTGCGGCGAACGCACCACTGCGGCCGGTCGCGAAGAAAGCCGCCGGCAAGGGGAGCACCGGCGGACGCAAGACCGTCTACCGGCACGGCGACGGCACCGAGCACTGGACGCTCGACGGGACCATCCCGACCGGCACCAGCCCCGTCCCGGTCCCGGTCGTCCGCGCCGGGCGGGTCGTCCACCGGCCCACCCTGGAGCAGGTCCGCGAGTATGCCGCCGGGCAGCTGGCCGCGCTGCCGCACGAGGCCCGAGCCATCAGCGACGGACAGGCCTACCGTTCCGCCGCCCCCGCCCCTCAGCACGAGAACCCGCCGGCCACCCAGGCCGTCGCATGA
- a CDS encoding isochorismatase family protein, with protein sequence MAKALLIVDVQNDFCEGGALGVTGGHDVASGVTEHLAARRGEYDLVVASRDWHRGDTDNGGHFAPEGTDPNYVDTWPVHCVADTQGAAYAPDLDASAVDVHVVKGYGTPSYSAFEGVTAVEDGAADVLTLHQVLTHRGITAVDVVGIATDHCVRASVLDALGHGYAVTVLTDLVAGVDPAASERAVVEMEQAGAEMAVMSR encoded by the coding sequence ATGGCCAAGGCCCTGCTGATCGTCGACGTCCAGAACGACTTCTGCGAGGGAGGAGCACTGGGCGTGACCGGCGGCCACGACGTCGCCAGCGGCGTCACCGAGCACCTGGCCGCCCGCCGCGGCGAGTACGACCTGGTCGTCGCCTCGCGCGACTGGCACCGCGGCGACACCGACAACGGCGGCCACTTCGCACCCGAGGGCACCGATCCGAACTACGTCGACACCTGGCCGGTCCACTGCGTGGCCGACACCCAGGGCGCCGCCTACGCGCCCGATCTGGACGCCTCCGCCGTCGACGTGCACGTCGTCAAGGGATACGGCACGCCGTCCTACTCCGCCTTCGAGGGCGTCACCGCCGTCGAGGACGGCGCCGCGGACGTGCTGACGCTGCACCAGGTGCTGACCCACCGCGGCATCACCGCGGTCGACGTCGTCGGCATCGCCACCGACCACTGCGTCCGCGCCTCGGTCCTCGACGCACTGGGCCACGGGTATGCCGTCACCGTGCTCACCGATCTGGTCGCCGGCGTCGACCCGGCCGCCTCGGAGAGGGCCGTGGTGGAGATGGAGCAGGCCGGGGCCGAGATGGCGGTGATGTCTCGATGA
- a CDS encoding NUDIX hydrolase yields MSKAPQGYDPSAYPAFAVTVDLGIFTIRDGALKILLVQRSDDPYAGAWALPGGFINPDEDSRAAAVRELAEETGLGQLDAVHLEQLATYSDPHRDPRMRVVSVAHVALAPDLPDPVAGSDAADARWWSIEDVTGGDLPLAFDHDQIVADALERVRSKLEYTTLATRFVAEPFTLAELRSVYTAAWGTPPELNNFRRKVLSVEGFVEPVDATVSHGPGRPAMLYRAGPAIAIQPAMMRPGNGLK; encoded by the coding sequence ATGAGCAAGGCGCCGCAGGGCTACGACCCCTCCGCGTACCCGGCCTTCGCCGTCACCGTCGACCTGGGCATCTTCACCATCCGGGACGGGGCCCTGAAGATCCTCCTGGTGCAGCGATCCGACGATCCGTACGCCGGTGCGTGGGCGCTGCCAGGTGGTTTCATCAACCCGGACGAGGACTCCCGTGCCGCCGCGGTCCGCGAGCTGGCCGAGGAGACCGGCCTCGGCCAGCTCGACGCGGTCCACCTGGAGCAGCTGGCCACATACTCCGACCCGCATCGCGACCCCAGGATGCGGGTCGTGTCCGTCGCGCACGTCGCGCTCGCCCCGGACCTGCCGGACCCGGTCGCCGGCTCGGACGCGGCCGACGCCCGCTGGTGGAGCATCGAGGACGTCACCGGGGGCGACCTGCCGCTCGCGTTCGACCACGACCAGATCGTCGCCGACGCGCTGGAGCGGGTCCGGTCCAAGCTGGAGTACACGACCCTCGCGACCCGGTTCGTCGCCGAGCCGTTCACCCTGGCCGAGCTGCGGTCCGTCTACACCGCCGCCTGGGGGACACCACCGGAGCTGAACAACTTCCGCCGCAAGGTGCTCTCCGTCGAGGGTTTCGTCGAGCCGGTCGACGCGACCGTTTCCCACGGCCCCGGCCGTCCCGCGATGCTCTACCGGGCGGGTCCGGCGATCGCGATCCAGCCGGCGATGATGCGCCCCGGCAACGGTTTGAAGTGA
- a CDS encoding GTP pyrophosphokinase family protein — MKPTASILDKAMRLELELDPEVIRANITDIAGVRITCSFIADTYRVLDALTSQSDVRTVTIKDYIANPKPNGYKSLHAIIEIPVFLSTGAVPVTVEVQIRTIAMDFWASLEHKIYYKYDGRVPQHLTTSLSEAADAAEQLDRRMEQLHHEVHGVDAGRDTAPGVIDGMDEQLLLRLWEHSRGGPPPTPEG; from the coding sequence ATCAAGCCGACCGCCAGCATCCTGGACAAGGCCATGCGTCTCGAGTTGGAGCTGGATCCCGAGGTGATCCGCGCGAACATCACCGACATCGCCGGCGTCCGGATCACCTGCAGCTTCATCGCCGACACCTACCGCGTGCTCGACGCCCTGACATCGCAGTCGGATGTCAGGACGGTCACGATCAAGGACTACATCGCCAACCCCAAGCCCAACGGCTACAAGAGTCTGCACGCGATCATCGAGATCCCCGTGTTCCTCTCCACCGGAGCGGTGCCGGTCACCGTCGAGGTGCAGATCCGCACGATCGCCATGGACTTCTGGGCGAGCCTCGAGCACAAGATCTACTACAAGTACGACGGAAGAGTCCCCCAGCACCTCACGACCAGCCTGTCCGAGGCGGCCGACGCTGCGGAGCAGCTGGACCGCCGCATGGAGCAGCTGCACCACGAAGTTCACGGCGTCGACGCCGGCCGCGATACCGCCCCCGGGGTCATCGATGGGATGGACGAACAGCTCCTGCTCCGGCTGTGGGAGCATTCGCGCGGCGGTCCGCCACCGACCCCTGAGGGCTGA
- a CDS encoding eCIS core domain-containing protein: protein MGWGIIGDIVDAAGDAIEEGADWVAGAAEDAAEWVADTAEDIVDGIEDAAEAVVDAVEDAVDAVVDTVEEALDDIAEAVEDALEALGDAAADVWEAAEEVWDHVTDAAEDAWETIADGVEQLWTTVSDAVEDAWDAVAAAADDAWEAVSQAAEDAWDATVDAAEDAWERAEAVVMAGVNAMVAAYEWAIQAAGDAIEWLGGLLVDIGELFLQLGACLAGQVVYRVAKWGNIIGNIYRPPKLLPAGFRDDMVDVFDGGTAARVINTADFAMVLYVDDALLSANWFASGTDAMTFGATSYLGVTLGGLIYLDEPWDPNDDADRQLMAHELVHTTQYRRFVNETGFACAYGIGFAKAGFDYRTNPLEDEAFTFERDNAALI, encoded by the coding sequence ATGGGCTGGGGCATCATCGGCGACATCGTCGACGCCGCCGGTGACGCGATCGAGGAAGGCGCCGACTGGGTCGCCGGGGCGGCCGAGGACGCCGCTGAGTGGGTCGCGGACACCGCGGAGGACATCGTCGACGGCATCGAGGACGCGGCCGAGGCGGTCGTCGACGCTGTCGAGGACGCCGTGGATGCCGTGGTGGACACCGTGGAGGAGGCTCTCGACGACATCGCCGAGGCGGTCGAGGACGCGCTCGAGGCGCTGGGGGACGCCGCCGCGGACGTCTGGGAGGCCGCCGAGGAGGTGTGGGACCACGTCACCGACGCTGCCGAGGACGCCTGGGAGACCATCGCGGACGGAGTCGAGCAGCTCTGGACCACGGTCAGCGATGCCGTCGAGGACGCCTGGGACGCTGTCGCCGCGGCGGCCGACGATGCCTGGGAGGCGGTCAGTCAGGCCGCTGAGGATGCCTGGGACGCGACCGTGGACGCCGCCGAGGACGCGTGGGAACGCGCCGAGGCCGTCGTGATGGCCGGCGTGAACGCCATGGTCGCCGCCTACGAGTGGGCGATCCAGGCGGCCGGCGACGCCATCGAGTGGCTCGGCGGCCTGCTGGTCGACATCGGCGAGCTCTTCCTCCAGCTCGGGGCGTGCCTGGCGGGCCAGGTGGTGTACCGCGTCGCCAAGTGGGGCAACATCATCGGCAACATCTACCGGCCGCCGAAGCTCCTGCCGGCCGGGTTCCGCGACGACATGGTCGACGTCTTCGACGGCGGCACCGCAGCCCGGGTCATCAACACGGCCGACTTCGCCATGGTCCTGTATGTCGATGACGCGCTGCTGAGCGCGAACTGGTTCGCCAGCGGCACCGACGCGATGACCTTCGGGGCGACGTCATACCTCGGGGTGACCCTCGGCGGTCTGATCTACCTCGACGAGCCGTGGGACCCGAACGACGACGCCGACCGACAGCTCATGGCCCATGAGCTGGTGCACACCACGCAGTACCGCCGGTTCGTCAACGAGACCGGGTTCGCCTGCGCCTACGGCATCGGCTTCGCCAAGGCCGGGTTCGACTACCGCACCAACCCTCTGGAGGACGAGGCCTTCACCTTCGAGCGCGACAACGCCGCACTGATCTGA
- a CDS encoding response regulator transcription factor codes for MDRLQTARAGWLELLVEVLESSTPWMPWERICHELGHQLGAPVVGRFRWDEEGTVEAHGYPCPDEGDLREVVSRAPRLHPLARHYSTTRSWRPLSTTQVPFAADGPTHEYWSQCRAAGMDEHLWVPVSLGDRDWLVVGVCRDGTPFEEGALELARLGQQVVTALHRHYLTLSGEAGSPRQEARVVAAAELGLTPRQVAVLTLVAEGLTAVAIGHRLHVSSRTVEQHLHHIYERLRVHDRASAVRRACLAGLIQDGVPEPQISAALSRSKVKASSSRGLVR; via the coding sequence ATGGACAGACTGCAGACGGCGCGAGCCGGGTGGCTGGAGCTGCTGGTCGAGGTGCTGGAGAGCTCGACGCCGTGGATGCCGTGGGAGCGCATCTGCCACGAGCTGGGGCACCAGCTCGGCGCGCCCGTCGTCGGCCGGTTCCGCTGGGACGAGGAGGGCACCGTCGAGGCGCACGGCTACCCCTGTCCCGACGAAGGCGACCTGCGCGAGGTCGTCTCCCGGGCGCCGCGTCTCCACCCACTGGCGCGGCACTACTCGACCACCCGGTCCTGGCGCCCGCTGAGCACGACGCAGGTGCCGTTCGCCGCCGACGGGCCGACGCACGAGTACTGGTCCCAGTGCAGGGCAGCGGGGATGGACGAGCACCTGTGGGTGCCGGTCAGCCTCGGTGACCGGGACTGGCTGGTGGTGGGGGTATGCCGGGACGGCACGCCCTTCGAGGAGGGCGCCCTGGAGCTGGCCCGCCTGGGGCAGCAGGTCGTCACCGCCCTGCACCGGCACTACCTCACCCTGTCCGGCGAGGCCGGCTCCCCGCGGCAGGAGGCACGGGTGGTGGCAGCCGCCGAGCTGGGGTTGACGCCTCGGCAGGTGGCCGTGCTGACCCTGGTGGCGGAGGGCCTGACCGCGGTGGCGATCGGGCATCGACTCCACGTCTCCTCCAGGACGGTGGAGCAGCACCTGCACCACATCTACGAGCGGCTGCGTGTCCATGACCGGGCCTCGGCCGTGCGCCGGGCCTGCCTCGCGGGGCTGATCCAGGACGGGGTTCCGGAACCTCAGATCAGTGCGGCGTTGTCGCGCTCGAAGGTGAAGGCCTCGTCCTCCAGAGGGTTGGTGCGGTAG
- a CDS encoding SAM-dependent methyltransferase, translating into MTPAPLRAEADWLELRGAADEEARDRGAAGLLQVLTESLAARGAHLVQVIDLGAGTGANRRYLQPRLPFRQQWVVVDQDAEHLRHPAHEGAVRVRAGIAELPATLERQRVPTDAVRLVTCAALLDVLTEDDVAVLAAVILDGRSPALLSLSVDGRVAWSPPDPVDVQVARSFDTHQQRDGRLGPTAARVLERLLSATSATDGLSVHTARTDWLLGPTTPRLLSRWLDERVASALEQEPRLGRAFTDWHGRRLAQLRAGHLHVRVGHVDLLAMPR; encoded by the coding sequence ATGACCCCCGCACCGCTGCGCGCCGAGGCCGACTGGCTCGAGCTGCGCGGTGCGGCCGACGAGGAGGCCAGGGACAGGGGGGCGGCTGGGCTCCTGCAGGTCCTGACCGAGTCCCTCGCCGCCCGTGGTGCGCACCTGGTGCAGGTGATCGACCTCGGCGCCGGGACGGGCGCCAACCGACGCTACCTGCAGCCCCGGCTTCCCTTCCGCCAGCAGTGGGTCGTGGTCGACCAGGACGCCGAACACCTGCGCCACCCCGCCCACGAAGGGGCTGTCCGCGTCCGGGCAGGGATCGCCGAGCTGCCGGCGACCCTCGAGCGCCAGCGGGTGCCGACCGACGCGGTGCGGCTGGTCACCTGCGCGGCACTGCTCGACGTCCTGACCGAGGACGATGTGGCGGTGCTGGCTGCGGTCATCCTCGACGGGAGGTCGCCGGCGCTGCTGTCCCTGTCCGTCGACGGCCGAGTCGCATGGTCGCCGCCCGACCCGGTCGACGTGCAGGTCGCCCGCAGCTTCGACACCCACCAGCAGCGCGACGGGCGGCTCGGCCCCACGGCGGCCCGGGTGCTGGAGCGCCTCCTGTCCGCGACGTCGGCCACGGATGGGCTGTCGGTCCACACCGCCCGGACGGACTGGCTGCTCGGCCCCACCACCCCGAGGCTGCTGAGCCGCTGGTTGGACGAACGGGTGGCGTCGGCGCTCGAGCAGGAGCCACGCCTCGGACGCGCCTTCACCGACTGGCACGGTCGCCGACTGGCCCAGCTCCGGGCCGGTCACCTGCACGTGCGGGTCGGTCACGTCGACCTGCTGGCGATGCCACGCTAG
- a CDS encoding ArsR/SmtB family transcription factor codes for MGDVFKALADPTRRTILDELVLSDGQSLFEICSRLAMRHGSTSSRQAISQHLAVLEEAGLVRSRREGRTKIHHVNTAPLRSILERWPI; via the coding sequence GTGGGTGATGTGTTCAAGGCGCTCGCCGACCCGACGCGCAGGACGATCCTGGACGAGCTCGTCCTCTCTGACGGGCAGTCGCTGTTCGAGATCTGCAGCCGGCTGGCGATGCGGCACGGCAGCACCTCCTCACGGCAGGCCATCTCCCAGCACCTGGCCGTGCTGGAGGAGGCCGGCCTGGTCCGTTCCCGACGCGAGGGCCGGACGAAGATCCACCACGTCAACACCGCGCCGCTGCGCTCGATCCTCGAACGCTGGCCCATCTGA
- a CDS encoding VOC family protein, which translates to MPRIHVTSVLVDDQARALAFYTEKLGFVPKTDVPAGEYRWLTVVGPDEPDGVELLLEPSAHPAVTPFKEALVADGIPFTSFAVDDVRAEHERLSGLGVRFTQAPAEMGPVVTAVLDDTCGNLIQLVSPA; encoded by the coding sequence ATGCCCAGGATCCACGTCACGAGCGTGCTGGTCGACGACCAGGCCAGAGCACTCGCGTTCTACACCGAGAAGCTCGGCTTCGTGCCCAAGACCGATGTCCCGGCCGGGGAGTACCGCTGGCTCACCGTCGTGGGCCCGGACGAGCCGGACGGGGTCGAGCTGCTGCTGGAGCCCAGCGCGCACCCGGCGGTCACACCGTTCAAGGAGGCCCTCGTCGCCGACGGTATCCCGTTCACCTCGTTCGCCGTCGACGACGTCAGGGCCGAGCATGAGCGGCTGAGCGGGCTGGGCGTGCGCTTCACCCAGGCGCCGGCCGAGATGGGTCCGGTGGTCACCGCCGTGCTCGACGACACCTGCGGCAACCTGATCCAGCTCGTCAGCCCCGCCTGA
- a CDS encoding MIR domain-containing protein has protein sequence MAHRLEPGQSLTQDQQLTSPNGRTSLVMQGDGNLVLYESVPPGRVAVWASATDGRSGARVVMQGDGNLVVIDAGNTPRWDSGTWGNPGSALVLQDDGNLVVYAPDGRALWSPNTYRRTGRVPFVPATHGFAFSNQFVNNVATIPGHGQVTTRGRCGGMAYAALDYFLAGVPVPAQQAGHFTPSKVPPDRHWLADYIYARLMNSFFTGSALKFAEWTVHSDHETWFYKGVTRWTKEEQFPLLRSRINAGQPVVLGLIRATNLADIGSNHQVVGYGYESHDAAGTQTVYIYDNNHPGQEVALRSHRGQAHFVASTGEVWRGFFVQDYSHRNPPVFTRSPAAMHSRVLYGSTVKLSHTWTGRTLHSHALNYGHPGSSRQQQVTAFEGADDNDLWRVKAAHGQPDNHQDGQPVRHGDTVRLEHVLTRRNLHSHSGHPSPVTRQQEVTCFGQGGVGDGNDNWRVELERPGEWTAQARVRLIHQPTNHALHSHAGHSHPQWTAGQQEVTAFRDRDSNDWWTILEIR, from the coding sequence ATGGCCCACCGACTCGAGCCTGGTCAGTCGTTGACCCAGGATCAGCAGCTCACCTCCCCCAACGGCAGGACCAGCCTGGTCATGCAGGGCGACGGCAACCTCGTGCTCTACGAGTCCGTCCCACCCGGCAGGGTCGCGGTCTGGGCGTCGGCCACCGACGGCCGGTCTGGGGCCCGGGTGGTGATGCAGGGCGACGGCAACCTCGTGGTGATCGACGCCGGCAACACCCCTCGCTGGGACTCCGGGACCTGGGGCAACCCGGGCTCCGCGCTGGTCCTGCAGGACGACGGCAACCTCGTCGTCTACGCGCCCGACGGGCGTGCGCTGTGGTCGCCCAACACCTACCGCCGCACCGGCCGCGTCCCCTTTGTGCCAGCCACGCACGGCTTCGCCTTCAGCAACCAGTTCGTCAACAACGTGGCCACGATCCCCGGCCACGGCCAGGTCACCACCCGTGGCCGTTGTGGAGGTATGGCGTACGCCGCGCTCGACTACTTCCTCGCCGGGGTGCCCGTGCCGGCCCAGCAGGCCGGACACTTCACGCCCAGCAAGGTCCCGCCCGACCGGCACTGGCTGGCCGACTACATCTACGCCCGCCTGATGAACAGCTTCTTCACCGGCTCCGCGCTGAAGTTCGCCGAGTGGACCGTGCACTCCGACCACGAGACGTGGTTCTACAAGGGCGTGACCCGGTGGACCAAGGAGGAGCAGTTCCCGCTCCTGCGGTCCCGCATCAACGCGGGGCAACCGGTGGTCCTCGGGCTGATCAGGGCGACGAACCTGGCCGACATCGGGTCCAACCACCAGGTGGTGGGCTACGGGTACGAGTCGCACGACGCCGCCGGGACGCAGACGGTCTACATCTATGACAACAACCACCCGGGGCAGGAGGTCGCGCTCCGGTCCCACCGCGGACAGGCGCACTTCGTCGCCTCGACCGGGGAGGTCTGGCGTGGCTTCTTCGTGCAGGACTACAGCCACCGCAACCCGCCGGTGTTCACCCGCAGCCCCGCCGCGATGCACAGCCGGGTCCTCTACGGCTCGACGGTGAAGCTCAGCCACACCTGGACCGGCCGCACCCTGCACTCGCACGCGCTCAACTACGGCCACCCGGGCAGCTCGCGCCAGCAGCAGGTCACCGCGTTCGAGGGCGCCGACGACAACGACCTGTGGCGCGTCAAGGCGGCCCACGGGCAGCCCGACAACCACCAGGACGGGCAGCCGGTCCGCCACGGTGACACCGTGCGTCTGGAGCACGTCCTCACCCGGCGCAACCTGCACAGCCACAGCGGCCACCCCTCCCCCGTGACCCGTCAGCAGGAGGTCACCTGCTTCGGCCAGGGCGGCGTCGGCGACGGCAACGACAACTGGCGGGTCGAGCTCGAGCGCCCCGGCGAGTGGACGGCGCAGGCCAGGGTGCGGCTCATCCACCAGCCGACCAACCATGCCCTGCACTCCCACGCCGGGCACTCGCACCCGCAGTGGACGGCCGGGCAGCAGGAGGTGACCGCCTTCCGGGACCGTGACTCCAACGACTGGTGGACGATCCTGGAGATCCGGTAG
- a CDS encoding cupin, with product MTSPSAPHDLNTAADDILQTALQSEHGRHAELLVLDGHLRQTVIALASGSRLSDHNAPPAATLQVLRGAIEVTTDSGSDARLTQGQLSQLTKERHGVLALEDSVFLLTTVTSVEEGSHG from the coding sequence ATGACCTCGCCCAGCGCACCGCACGACCTGAACACCGCCGCCGACGACATCCTGCAGACCGCCCTGCAGAGCGAGCACGGCCGGCATGCCGAGCTCCTGGTCCTGGACGGCCACCTGCGCCAGACGGTGATCGCGCTGGCGTCCGGCTCCCGGCTGTCGGACCACAACGCACCTCCGGCGGCGACCCTCCAGGTCCTGCGCGGCGCGATCGAGGTCACCACCGACTCCGGGTCCGACGCGCGGCTCACCCAGGGCCAGCTGAGCCAGCTGACCAAGGAGCGCCACGGCGTCCTGGCCCTGGAGGACAGCGTCTTCCTGCTCACCACCGTGACCAGCGTCGAAGAGGGCAGCCACGGCTGA
- a CDS encoding manganese catalase family protein translates to MFFHRQELQFKSTPDKPDAVFARKLQEVLGGQYGEITVAMQYGFQSWNTHLPGKYRDMLFGIGAEEMGHVEMLATMICQLLEDAPLGITKDAVQADPTVAAVMGGMDVQHAIVAGAGARPVDSNGNPWTGAYVTASGNLMADFMSNANAEAQGRLQVARLYHMTDDAGVRDLLAFLLARDTMHQNQWLRAIEQLKEDGLEELPVPSNFPQKKEVTEVSYQYLNFSDGAAASEGPWASGPTPDGNGEFSYHDGPTTSAPMPPPTRPDSRLFGTTDLPNSVEKMASAVQDKLHRE, encoded by the coding sequence ATGTTCTTCCACCGCCAAGAGCTGCAGTTCAAGTCCACCCCGGACAAGCCCGACGCCGTCTTCGCGCGCAAGTTGCAGGAGGTGCTCGGAGGGCAGTACGGCGAGATCACCGTCGCGATGCAGTACGGCTTCCAGTCGTGGAACACCCACCTTCCCGGCAAGTACCGCGACATGCTCTTCGGCATCGGCGCGGAGGAGATGGGGCACGTGGAGATGCTGGCGACGATGATCTGCCAGCTGCTCGAGGACGCCCCGCTCGGCATCACCAAGGACGCCGTGCAGGCGGACCCGACCGTGGCTGCGGTGATGGGTGGGATGGACGTGCAGCACGCCATCGTGGCCGGTGCCGGTGCCCGGCCCGTCGACAGCAACGGCAACCCGTGGACCGGCGCCTACGTCACCGCCAGCGGCAACCTGATGGCCGACTTCATGTCCAACGCCAACGCCGAGGCCCAGGGCCGCCTGCAGGTGGCGCGGCTCTACCACATGACCGACGACGCCGGCGTGCGTGACCTGCTCGCCTTCCTGCTCGCGCGCGACACGATGCACCAGAACCAGTGGCTGCGGGCGATCGAGCAGCTCAAGGAGGACGGCTTGGAGGAGCTGCCCGTGCCGAGCAACTTCCCGCAGAAGAAGGAGGTCACGGAGGTCTCCTACCAGTACCTCAACTTCTCCGACGGCGCCGCGGCCAGCGAGGGCCCGTGGGCCTCCGGGCCGACACCCGACGGCAACGGCGAGTTCAGCTACCACGACGGCCCGACCACCTCGGCCCCCATGCCGCCCCCCACCCGTCCCGACTCGCGCCTCTTCGGCACCACCGACCTGCCGAACAGCGTCGAGAAGATGGCCAGCGCCGTGCAGGACAAGCTCCACCGGGAGTGA